In one Hymenobacter sp. DG25B genomic region, the following are encoded:
- a CDS encoding ATP-binding protein, with the protein MEWHGGHIWLQSRQQEGTTFIIELPWPAFFHVAT; encoded by the coding sequence GTGGAGTGGCACGGCGGCCACATCTGGCTGCAAAGCCGGCAGCAGGAAGGCACTACCTTCATTATCGAACTCCCTTGGCCGGCCTTTTTTCATGTTGCAACCTAA